In the Pygocentrus nattereri isolate fPygNat1 chromosome 19, fPygNat1.pri, whole genome shotgun sequence genome, one interval contains:
- the mmp16b gene encoding matrix metalloproteinase-16 isoform X1, which yields MNVSLLPKGPRLEVAHTALVWLCVSMCVACSAVGEDDFSVEAWLERYGYLQHTEPYMAVLRSAQTVHSAIAAMQRIYGLNITGSLDQNTIAWMKKPRCGVPDQVRSSYSSRSRKRRYALTGQKWQRTHITYSIKNVTPKVGARETHEAIRRAFDVWQGVTPLNFEAVPYSALESGKRDVDITIIFASGFHGDSSPFDGEGGFLAHAYFPGPGIGGDTHFDSDEPWTLGNPNHDGERTAGNDLFLVAVHELGHALGLEHSNDPTAIMAPFYQYMDTESFKLPHDDLQGIQKIYGPPDKNPQPTRLLTTAPPPRLHPPSDPRKHDRQSRPHRPPQRSKPSHPNSKPNICDGGFNTLALLRQELFVFKDQWFWRVRDNSVVPGYPMQISYFWKGLPPKIDAVYENSEGKFVFFKGHRFWVFKDTTLQPTYPQDISLFGNGMPTQNIETAVWWEDVAKTYFFKGDRYWRYNEDMRSMDPGYPKPITVWKGIPDSPQGAFVDKANGFTYFYKGKEYWKFNNHRLRVEPGYPRSILRDFMGCDGLPSDPDWDWGPPLDEEPPHYDHDDVDIVRKLESTGGTEKAVAIAIPCVLALCMMVLLHTVFRVKRKDTQRHILYCKRSMQEWV from the exons GCTTGGTTAGAGAGGTATGGCTACCTCCAGCATACTGAACCCTACATGGCTGTCCTGCGTTCTGCCCAGACCGTGCATTCAGCCATCGCTGCCATGCAGCGCATCTATGGTCTTAATATCACAGGCAGTTTAGACCAGAACACCATAGC cTGGATGAAGAAGCCGAGATGTGGAGTCCCAGATCAGGTCAGGAGTTCTTATAGCTCGCGGTCGCGGAAACGACGCTATGCACTGACTGGTCAAAAGTGGCAGCGCACGCACATCACATACAG CATAAAGAATGTGACTCCTAAGGTGGGGGCTCGGGAGACCCATGAGGCCATCAGACGGGCTTTTGATGTGTGGCAGGGCGTCACGCCACTGAACTTCGAGGCTGTCCCCTATAGCGCTCTGGAGAGCGGGAAGCGGGATGTGGACATCACCATCATCTTCGCATCTGGTTTCCATGGTGACAGCTCTCCTTTTGATGGTGAGGGAGGCTTCCTGGCCCACGCCTATTTCCCAGGGCCTGGGATAGGAGGCGACACACACTTCGACTCAGACGAACCCTGGACCCTGGGCAACCCCAACCATGATGGTGAGAGAACGGCAG GCAATGACCTGTTCCTGGTGGCGGTACATGAATTGGGCCACGCTCTAGGACTGGAACACTCCAATGACCCCACCGCTATAATGGCTCCCTTCTACCAGTACATGGACACAGAAAGCTTCAAGCTGCCACATGATGATCTACAGGGCATCCAGAAAATTTACG GTCCCCCAGACAAGAACCCTCAACCAACCAGATTGCTTACGACAGCCCCACCTCCTCGCCTACACCCTCCATCAGATCCCCGAAAACATGACCGTCAGAGTCGTCCTCACCGGCCACCGCAGAGGTCCAAACCCTCACACCCCAACTCCAAGCCCAACATCTGTGATGGAGGCTTCAACACACTGGCCCTCCTACGGCAAGAGCTGTTTGTCTTCAAG GACCAGTGGTTCTGGAGGGTACGGGATAACTCAGTGGTGCCCGGGTACCCCATGCAGATCAGCTACTTTTGGAAAGGTTTGCCTCCCAAAATCGATGCTGTCTATGAGAACAGTGAGGGCAAGTTTGTCTTCTTCAAAG GTCACCGTTTCTGGGTGTTCAAAGATACTACTCTGCAGCCCACGTACCCTCAGGATATCTCTCTATTCGGCAACGGCATGCCCACTCAGAACATTGAGACGGCAGTATGGTGGGAAGATGTGGCCAAAACCTACTTCTTCAAAGGGGACAG GTACTGGAGGTACAATGAGGACATGAGGAGTATGGACCCAGGTTACCCAAAACCCATCACCGTTTGGAAGGGCATCCCTGACTCTCCTCAGGGTGCCTTCGTGGATAAGGCCAACG GTTTCACATATTTCTACAAGGGGAAGGAATACTGGAAGTTCAACAACCATCGGCTGCGGGTGGAGCCCGGCTACCCAAGGTCCATCCTGCGGGACTTCATGGGCTGCGACGGTCTCCCCTCGGATCCAGACTGGGACTGGGGCCCGCCGCTAGATGAAGAGCCTCCACACTACGACCACGATGACGTGGACATTGTCCGCAAGCTGGAGAGCACGGGCGGCACTGAGAAAGCAGTGGCTATCGCCATCCCCTGTGTTCTGGCCCTCTGCATGATGGTCCTGCTGCACACGGTCTTCCGTGTCAAGAGGAAGGACACTCAGCGGCACATACTGTACTGCAAACGCTCCATGCAGGAATGGGTTTGA
- the mmp16b gene encoding matrix metalloproteinase-16 isoform X2 produces MNVSLLPKGPRLEVAHTALVWLCVSMCVACSAVGEDDFSVEAWLERYGYLQHTEPYMAVLRSAQTVHSAIAAMQRIYGLNITGSLDQNTIAWMKKPRCGVPDQVRSSYSSRSRKRRYALTGQKWQRTHITYSIKNVTPKVGARETHEAIRRAFDVWQGVTPLNFEAVPYSALESGKRDVDITIIFASGFHGDSSPFDGEGGFLAHAYFPGPGIGGDTHFDSDEPWTLGNPNHDGNDLFLVAVHELGHALGLEHSNDPTAIMAPFYQYMDTESFKLPHDDLQGIQKIYGPPDKNPQPTRLLTTAPPPRLHPPSDPRKHDRQSRPHRPPQRSKPSHPNSKPNICDGGFNTLALLRQELFVFKDQWFWRVRDNSVVPGYPMQISYFWKGLPPKIDAVYENSEGKFVFFKGHRFWVFKDTTLQPTYPQDISLFGNGMPTQNIETAVWWEDVAKTYFFKGDRYWRYNEDMRSMDPGYPKPITVWKGIPDSPQGAFVDKANGFTYFYKGKEYWKFNNHRLRVEPGYPRSILRDFMGCDGLPSDPDWDWGPPLDEEPPHYDHDDVDIVRKLESTGGTEKAVAIAIPCVLALCMMVLLHTVFRVKRKDTQRHILYCKRSMQEWV; encoded by the exons GCTTGGTTAGAGAGGTATGGCTACCTCCAGCATACTGAACCCTACATGGCTGTCCTGCGTTCTGCCCAGACCGTGCATTCAGCCATCGCTGCCATGCAGCGCATCTATGGTCTTAATATCACAGGCAGTTTAGACCAGAACACCATAGC cTGGATGAAGAAGCCGAGATGTGGAGTCCCAGATCAGGTCAGGAGTTCTTATAGCTCGCGGTCGCGGAAACGACGCTATGCACTGACTGGTCAAAAGTGGCAGCGCACGCACATCACATACAG CATAAAGAATGTGACTCCTAAGGTGGGGGCTCGGGAGACCCATGAGGCCATCAGACGGGCTTTTGATGTGTGGCAGGGCGTCACGCCACTGAACTTCGAGGCTGTCCCCTATAGCGCTCTGGAGAGCGGGAAGCGGGATGTGGACATCACCATCATCTTCGCATCTGGTTTCCATGGTGACAGCTCTCCTTTTGATGGTGAGGGAGGCTTCCTGGCCCACGCCTATTTCCCAGGGCCTGGGATAGGAGGCGACACACACTTCGACTCAGACGAACCCTGGACCCTGGGCAACCCCAACCATGATG GCAATGACCTGTTCCTGGTGGCGGTACATGAATTGGGCCACGCTCTAGGACTGGAACACTCCAATGACCCCACCGCTATAATGGCTCCCTTCTACCAGTACATGGACACAGAAAGCTTCAAGCTGCCACATGATGATCTACAGGGCATCCAGAAAATTTACG GTCCCCCAGACAAGAACCCTCAACCAACCAGATTGCTTACGACAGCCCCACCTCCTCGCCTACACCCTCCATCAGATCCCCGAAAACATGACCGTCAGAGTCGTCCTCACCGGCCACCGCAGAGGTCCAAACCCTCACACCCCAACTCCAAGCCCAACATCTGTGATGGAGGCTTCAACACACTGGCCCTCCTACGGCAAGAGCTGTTTGTCTTCAAG GACCAGTGGTTCTGGAGGGTACGGGATAACTCAGTGGTGCCCGGGTACCCCATGCAGATCAGCTACTTTTGGAAAGGTTTGCCTCCCAAAATCGATGCTGTCTATGAGAACAGTGAGGGCAAGTTTGTCTTCTTCAAAG GTCACCGTTTCTGGGTGTTCAAAGATACTACTCTGCAGCCCACGTACCCTCAGGATATCTCTCTATTCGGCAACGGCATGCCCACTCAGAACATTGAGACGGCAGTATGGTGGGAAGATGTGGCCAAAACCTACTTCTTCAAAGGGGACAG GTACTGGAGGTACAATGAGGACATGAGGAGTATGGACCCAGGTTACCCAAAACCCATCACCGTTTGGAAGGGCATCCCTGACTCTCCTCAGGGTGCCTTCGTGGATAAGGCCAACG GTTTCACATATTTCTACAAGGGGAAGGAATACTGGAAGTTCAACAACCATCGGCTGCGGGTGGAGCCCGGCTACCCAAGGTCCATCCTGCGGGACTTCATGGGCTGCGACGGTCTCCCCTCGGATCCAGACTGGGACTGGGGCCCGCCGCTAGATGAAGAGCCTCCACACTACGACCACGATGACGTGGACATTGTCCGCAAGCTGGAGAGCACGGGCGGCACTGAGAAAGCAGTGGCTATCGCCATCCCCTGTGTTCTGGCCCTCTGCATGATGGTCCTGCTGCACACGGTCTTCCGTGTCAAGAGGAAGGACACTCAGCGGCACATACTGTACTGCAAACGCTCCATGCAGGAATGGGTTTGA